One genomic segment of Pempheris klunzingeri isolate RE-2024b chromosome 21, fPemKlu1.hap1, whole genome shotgun sequence includes these proteins:
- the mastl gene encoding serine/threonine-protein kinase greatwall: MDADEKHDKRVDIPKPPSIEDFVVLKPISRGAFGKVYLARKKCNARLYAIKVMKKADMVDKNMTGQMKAERDALALSKSPFVVHLFYSLQTATKIYLVMEYLIGGDVKSLLHIYGYFDQDMSVKFIAEVALALDYLHRHGIIHRDLKPDNMLISNGGHIKLTDFGLSKVKLDRELSLTDILTTPSLAKPTKDYFRTPGQVLSLISSLGFNTPVGEGKRHCSASAVSSPMSCGKIRPKNNSLGSPLMKKKDQLRSPSHYPWKMGPNNVVFSPHTLAKNLTPTLLKTRKRFETMSAGSTTDTEGGISPLWECEEKENEHTGHSESKGPKQDCASTKPVTLSVPAKATSSLSNKSSPDHLAEKRPHSTARDDFCPSGSAVKRTFSDVERSPELLEIQTKKSNAHYKRCYEIPEETVRFHTGLTGTFSAIQIGDFMASTEGIGLAEDRGPKRSSPIAVAKSLFCELEEPTEDVFEDGAKDSPQSSFTSPVAGNDICRSLSLDSDGSVHETSLTIDSRESLKPNKRSIIRNSTEEQEENKDSFITESLPQTPSALPAGTPKLGTFGRRGESQCSFLNRLPDLACGVAQSPSFLKPRNVVAFRSYCSSINRSNMSGVSRFSIGSVDAMDVSTTAPYCSASGTATPVQKRPNSNSSLYQTPQPMSTSHTPFRTPKSVRRGALPVEGAPILGTPDYLAPEILLGKPHDFMVDWWALGVCLFEFLTGVPPFNDEMPQLVFQNILNRDIPWPEGEEELSANARDAIEILLTMDATKRAGLKELKCHALCEGLDWDNLQDQPMPFIPQPEDETDTSYFEARNNAQHIAVSGFSL, encoded by the exons ATGGACGCAGATGAAAAGCACGACAAACGGGTGGATATTCCTAAACCTCCTTCCATCGAGGATTTCGTCGTTTTGAAGCCCATCAGCCGCGGTGCTTTCGGCAAGGTCTACCTTGCACGGAAAAAGTGCAATGCGCGATTATATGCCATTAAG GTGATGAAGAAAGCAGACATGGTTGATAAGAACATGACGGGCCAgatgaaggcagagagagatgcacTTGCTCTGAGCAAAAGCCCCTTCGTGGTTCACCTGTTTTACTCCCTTCAGACAGCCACCAAGATCTATCTG GTAATGGAATACCTCATTGGGGGAGATGTCAAATCTCTGCTTCACATCTATGGCTATTTCGACCAGGATATGTCTGTAAAATTCATTGCAGAGGTTGCGCTTGCTTTGGACTACCTCCATCGGCATGGTATAATCCACAG GGACTTGAAGCCAGACAACATGCTTATATCCAATGGAGGCCACATCAAACTAACAGACTTCGGCCTTTCTAAAGTCAAGCTGGACAGAG AGCTGAGTCTTACAGATATCCTCACCACTCCATCCTTGGCTAAACCAACAAAAGATTACTTTCGCACCCCGGGTCAAGTGCTCTCCTTAATCAGCTCCCTTGGATTT AATACACCTGTAGGAGAAGGCAAGCGTCACTGCAGCGCATCTGCTGTGTCCAGTCCCATGTCCTGTGGCAAAATAAGACCGAAGAATAACTCTCTTGGTTCTCCCTTGATGAAGAAAAAAGATCAGCTGCGCTCTCCGTCTCACTACCCTTGGAAAATGG GACCAAATAACGTCGTGTTTAGTCCTCATACCCTGGCTAAAAATCTGACTCCCACACTGCTGAAGACCAGGAAGAGGTTTGAGACGATGAGTGCAGGCAGCACCACCGACACTGAAGGTGGCATCAGTCCCCTGTGGGAGTGTGAGGAG aaagaaaatgaacacaCTGGGCATTCAGAGAGCAAAGGGCCTAAGCAGGACTGTGCGTCCACAAAACCTGTCACCTTAAGCGTCCCTGCCAAGGCCACCAGCAGTCTGTCAAATAAGTCAAGCCCAGACCACCTTGCAGAAAAGAGGCCTCACTCCACAGCTCGGGATGATTTCTGTCCATCAGGCTCAGCTGTAAAGAGGACGTTTTCTGATGTTGAGAGAAGTCCAGAGCTGTTGGAGATCCAAACCAAGAAGAGTAATGCACACTATAAGAGATGCTACGAGATTCCAGAGGAGACTGTGAGGTTTCACACCGGCCTGACAGGAACCTTTTCCGCCATCCAAATAGGTGACTTCATGGCTTCCACTGAAGGGATTGGGTTAGCCGAAGACCGCGGCCCGAAGCGCTCCAGTCCCATTGCTGTGGCCAAGAGTCTGTTTTGTGAACTGGAAGAGCCAAcagaggatgtgtttgaagaTGGAGCCAAAGACTCGCCACAATCGAGTTTCACATCGCCAGTTGCAGGGAACGACATTTGCAGGAGCCTCAGCCTCGACTCTGATGGGTCTGTGCACGAGACGTCGCTTACTATAGACAGCCGCGAGTCCCTAAAGCCAAACAAGCGCTCCATAATCAGGAATTCgactgaggagcaggaggaaaataaagactCATTTATCACAGAATCACTCCCACAAACTCCATCTGCTCTTCCTGCTGGAACCCCCAAACTCGGCACCTTTGGGCGCAGAGGTGAATCTCAGTGTTCCTTTCTTAACCGACTCCCTGATCTGGCCTGCGGTGTTGCACAGTCCCCGTCATTCCTCAAGCCCCGAAATGTTGTAGCTTTCCGTAGCTACTGCAGTTCCATTAACCGCTCCAACATGTCTGGGGTGTCCCGATTCAGCATCGGGTCTGTTGACGCTATGGACGTGTCCACGACGGCTCCTTATTGCTCTGCGTCTGGCACAGCAACACCGGTGCAGAAAAGACCCAACTCCAACAGCTCTCTCTACCAG ACTCCTCAGCCCATGTCGACCTCTCATACCCCTTTCAGGACTCCAAAGAGTGTCAGAAGGGGTGCGCTGCCTGTTGAGGGTGCACCCATTTTAGGAACTCCTGACTATTTGGCTCCAGAGATTCTTTTGGGAAAACCACATG ACTTCATGGTGGATTGGTGGGCGCTAGGTGTGTGTCTTTTCGAGTTCCTCACAGGTGTGCCACCTTTCAATGACGAGATGCCTCAGCTGGTCTTCCAGAATATTCTCAACAGAG ATATCCCCTGGCccgagggagaggaggaactGTCTGCAAACGCAAGAGATGCTATTGAAATCCTCCTGACCATGGACGCAACAAAACGAGCTGGTCTGAAGG AACTCAAGTGTCACGCCCTGTGCGAGGGCCTGGACTGGGACAACCTGCAGGACCAGCCGATGCCTTTCATTCCTCAGCCAGAGGACGAAACAGACACCTCGTACTTTGAGGCGAGAAACAACGCTCAGCACATCGCCGTGTCGGGCTTCAGTCTGTAG
- the LOC139221267 gene encoding ATP-dependent zinc metalloprotease YME1L1-like isoform X1: MFSLAGSLQPQQMILPLSQLINALHSLKNSATASVQTLHKDFIPEHSSFLKEPTVSLKDLGLSEIRVNQLDELVSRLLPTPGPEEPPAVPSVWRTSHVSADSFFHNKHGFSHRRLGVFGSPIFHRQYHRPLKEVCSELQFLPVWVQSRGFKTLRSKTRRMQSGYDNSSESEPFTPAFMKGMFQKEKGLEAQSLDQLTKQRNLPENQQEAFKTGFTEGFMRSQAFTQRTQDMLRRTRLILLVLLIVGIYGLSRNPFLSGKGSFSDAVRFRTTSGLDSAVDPVQMKNVTFEHVKGVEEAKNELQDVVEFLKNPQKFTALGGKLPKGILLVGPPGTGKTLLARAVAGEADVPFYYASGSEFDEMFVGVGASRIRNLFKEAKANAPCVIFIDELDSVGGKRIESPMHPYSRQTINQLLAEMDGFKPNEGVIVVGATNFAEALDNALVRPGRFDMQVTVPRPDVKGRTEILNWYLAKIKVDPAVEAEIIARGTVGFSGAELENLVNQAALKAAVDEKEMVTMKDLEFAKDKILMGPERRSVEIDKNNKTITAYHESGHAIVAYFTKDAMPINKATIMPRGPTLGHVSMLPENDRWSETRAQLLAQMDVSMGGRVAEELIFGDDYITTGASSDFDGATKIAKMMVTRFGMSAKLGVMTYGDVTKQSPETQAAIEQEVRALLKDSYERAKSILKTYDKEHKTLADALLRYETLDAKEIKMVLEGKSLDH; encoded by the exons ATGTTTTCACTGGCCGGGTCGTTGCAGCCTCAGCAG ATGATACTGCCCCTCAGCCAGCTCATCAATGCCCTCCACTCTCTGAAGAACTCGGCCACAGCTTCAGTCCAGACCCTGCACAAGGACTTCATCCCAGAGCACAGCTCATTTCTAAAAGAG CCCACTGTGAGTCTGAAGGATCTTGGCCTGTCAGAGATCAGGGTCAATCAGCTGGATGAGCTTGTCAGCAGGTTACTGCCTACACCAGGACCAGAAGAGCCTCCCGCAGTTCCCTCAGTATGGAGGACGAGTCACGTTTCTGCAGACAGCTTCTTTCACAACAAGCATG GGTTTTCACATAGAAGGTTGGGGGTTTTTGGCTCCCCAATTTTCCACAGACAGTACCACAGACCTCTAAAAGAAGTTTGCTCAGAGTTACAGTTTTTACCAG TGTGGGTCCAGAGTCGGGGTTTCAAAACACTACGATCAAAAACCAGACGAATGCAGTCTGGCTATGACAATTCATCTGAGTCTGAGCCCTTCACACCAGCCTTCATGAAG GGAATGTTTCAGAAGGAAAAGGGTTTAGAGGCACAATCACTGGATCAACTGACGAAACAAAGGAACCTACCAGAGAATCAGCAGGAGGCTTTCAAGACCGGTTTCACTGAGGGATTCATGAGGTCTCAGGCCTTCACTCAGAGAACACAAG ACATGCTGAGGAGAACCAGGTTGATCCTGTTGGTCCTCTTAATTGTTGGCATTTATGGATTGTCAAGAAACCCGTTTCTCTCTGGTAAAGGCTCGTTTTCTGATGCTG TGAGGTTCCGCACCACATCTGGTCTTGACTCAGCAGTCGACCCCGTCCAGATGAAGAATGTGACATTTGAGCATGTGAAAGGAGTGGAGGAGGCAAAGAATGAATTGCAAGATGTTGTCGAGTTTCTCAAGAATCCTCAGAAGTTTACTGCTCTGGGTGGAAAGCTGCCTAAAG GGATCCTCCTCGTTGGTCCCCCAGGCACTGGAAAGACTCTGTTAGCACGGGCTGTCGCTGGGGAGGCCGATGTTCCTTTCTACTACGCTTCTGGGTCAGAGTTTGATGAGATGTTCGTGGGTGTTGGTGCGAGCCGAATCAGGAACCTTTTCA aagAGGCAAAAGCTAATGCTCCCTGTGTCATCTTCATCGATGAGTTGGACAGCGTTGGTGGAAAGAGGATTGAGTCCCCCATGCATCCCTATTCCAGACAAACCAtcaaccagctgctggctgaaatGGATGG GTTTAAACCAAATGAAGGTGTCATCGTTGTCGGTGCTACAAACTTTGCAGAGGCTTTAGATAA TGCTCTGGTAAGGCCAGGAAGGTTTGACATGCAGGTGACAGTCCCCCGCCCTGACGTGAAAGGACGCACTGAAATTCTCAACTGGTACCTCGCCAAGATCAAAGTGGACCCCG CTGTGGAGGCTGAGATAATTGCTCGGGGCACAGTGGGCTTTTCTGGGGCAGAGCTGGAGAACCTGGTCAACCAGGCAGCCCTGAAGGCAGCCGTGGACGAGAAAGAGATGGTAACAATGAAGGACCTAGAGTTCGCTAAGGACAAGATCCTCATGG GCCCTGAGAGGAGGAGTGTTGAAATCGACAAGAACAATAAGACCATCACAGCCTACCACGAGTCCGGCCATGCCATTGTTGCCTATTTCACCAAAGATGCAATGCCCATCAATAAGGCCACGATCATGCCTAGAGGCCCGACTCTCGGCCAT GTGTCCATGCTCCCGGAGAACGATCGTTGGAGTGAGACGAGAGCCCAGCTGCTGGCTCAGATGGACGTCAGTATGGGCGGTCGCGTAGCAGAGGAGCTCATCTTTGGAGACGACTACATCACCACCG GAGCATCCAGCGACTTCGATGGGGCCACCAAAATAGCAAAAATGATGGTGACCAGGTTCGGCATGAGTGCCAAG CTTGGTGTCATGACCTACGGTGATGTAACCAAGCAGAGCCCCGAGACACAAGCTGCCATTGAACAGGAAGTCAGGGCCTTACTTAAG GACTCATATGAACGTGCTAAAAGCATCCTGAAGACTTACGACAAGGAGCACAAGACGCTGGCTGATGCCCTGCTAAGATATGAAACTCTGGATGCTAAAGAGATCAAGATGGTGCTGGAGGGAAAATCACTGGACCACTAG
- the LOC139221267 gene encoding ATP-dependent zinc metalloprotease YME1L1-like isoform X2 produces MFSLAGSLQPQQMILPLSQLINALHSLKNSATASVQTLHKDFIPEHSSFLKEPTVSLKDLGLSEIRVNQLDELVSRLLPTPGPEEPPAVPSVWRTSHVSADSFFHNKHGFSHRRLGVFGSPIFHRQYHRPLKEVCSELQFLPVWVQSRGFKTLRSKTRRMQSGYDNSSESEPFTPAFMKGMFQKEKGLEAQSLDQLTKQRNLPENQQEAFKTGFTEGFMRSQAFTQRTQDMLRRTRLILLVLLIVGIYGLSRNPFLSVRFRTTSGLDSAVDPVQMKNVTFEHVKGVEEAKNELQDVVEFLKNPQKFTALGGKLPKGILLVGPPGTGKTLLARAVAGEADVPFYYASGSEFDEMFVGVGASRIRNLFKEAKANAPCVIFIDELDSVGGKRIESPMHPYSRQTINQLLAEMDGFKPNEGVIVVGATNFAEALDNALVRPGRFDMQVTVPRPDVKGRTEILNWYLAKIKVDPAVEAEIIARGTVGFSGAELENLVNQAALKAAVDEKEMVTMKDLEFAKDKILMGPERRSVEIDKNNKTITAYHESGHAIVAYFTKDAMPINKATIMPRGPTLGHVSMLPENDRWSETRAQLLAQMDVSMGGRVAEELIFGDDYITTGASSDFDGATKIAKMMVTRFGMSAKLGVMTYGDVTKQSPETQAAIEQEVRALLKDSYERAKSILKTYDKEHKTLADALLRYETLDAKEIKMVLEGKSLDH; encoded by the exons ATGTTTTCACTGGCCGGGTCGTTGCAGCCTCAGCAG ATGATACTGCCCCTCAGCCAGCTCATCAATGCCCTCCACTCTCTGAAGAACTCGGCCACAGCTTCAGTCCAGACCCTGCACAAGGACTTCATCCCAGAGCACAGCTCATTTCTAAAAGAG CCCACTGTGAGTCTGAAGGATCTTGGCCTGTCAGAGATCAGGGTCAATCAGCTGGATGAGCTTGTCAGCAGGTTACTGCCTACACCAGGACCAGAAGAGCCTCCCGCAGTTCCCTCAGTATGGAGGACGAGTCACGTTTCTGCAGACAGCTTCTTTCACAACAAGCATG GGTTTTCACATAGAAGGTTGGGGGTTTTTGGCTCCCCAATTTTCCACAGACAGTACCACAGACCTCTAAAAGAAGTTTGCTCAGAGTTACAGTTTTTACCAG TGTGGGTCCAGAGTCGGGGTTTCAAAACACTACGATCAAAAACCAGACGAATGCAGTCTGGCTATGACAATTCATCTGAGTCTGAGCCCTTCACACCAGCCTTCATGAAG GGAATGTTTCAGAAGGAAAAGGGTTTAGAGGCACAATCACTGGATCAACTGACGAAACAAAGGAACCTACCAGAGAATCAGCAGGAGGCTTTCAAGACCGGTTTCACTGAGGGATTCATGAGGTCTCAGGCCTTCACTCAGAGAACACAAG ACATGCTGAGGAGAACCAGGTTGATCCTGTTGGTCCTCTTAATTGTTGGCATTTATGGATTGTCAAGAAACCCGTTTCTCTCTG TGAGGTTCCGCACCACATCTGGTCTTGACTCAGCAGTCGACCCCGTCCAGATGAAGAATGTGACATTTGAGCATGTGAAAGGAGTGGAGGAGGCAAAGAATGAATTGCAAGATGTTGTCGAGTTTCTCAAGAATCCTCAGAAGTTTACTGCTCTGGGTGGAAAGCTGCCTAAAG GGATCCTCCTCGTTGGTCCCCCAGGCACTGGAAAGACTCTGTTAGCACGGGCTGTCGCTGGGGAGGCCGATGTTCCTTTCTACTACGCTTCTGGGTCAGAGTTTGATGAGATGTTCGTGGGTGTTGGTGCGAGCCGAATCAGGAACCTTTTCA aagAGGCAAAAGCTAATGCTCCCTGTGTCATCTTCATCGATGAGTTGGACAGCGTTGGTGGAAAGAGGATTGAGTCCCCCATGCATCCCTATTCCAGACAAACCAtcaaccagctgctggctgaaatGGATGG GTTTAAACCAAATGAAGGTGTCATCGTTGTCGGTGCTACAAACTTTGCAGAGGCTTTAGATAA TGCTCTGGTAAGGCCAGGAAGGTTTGACATGCAGGTGACAGTCCCCCGCCCTGACGTGAAAGGACGCACTGAAATTCTCAACTGGTACCTCGCCAAGATCAAAGTGGACCCCG CTGTGGAGGCTGAGATAATTGCTCGGGGCACAGTGGGCTTTTCTGGGGCAGAGCTGGAGAACCTGGTCAACCAGGCAGCCCTGAAGGCAGCCGTGGACGAGAAAGAGATGGTAACAATGAAGGACCTAGAGTTCGCTAAGGACAAGATCCTCATGG GCCCTGAGAGGAGGAGTGTTGAAATCGACAAGAACAATAAGACCATCACAGCCTACCACGAGTCCGGCCATGCCATTGTTGCCTATTTCACCAAAGATGCAATGCCCATCAATAAGGCCACGATCATGCCTAGAGGCCCGACTCTCGGCCAT GTGTCCATGCTCCCGGAGAACGATCGTTGGAGTGAGACGAGAGCCCAGCTGCTGGCTCAGATGGACGTCAGTATGGGCGGTCGCGTAGCAGAGGAGCTCATCTTTGGAGACGACTACATCACCACCG GAGCATCCAGCGACTTCGATGGGGCCACCAAAATAGCAAAAATGATGGTGACCAGGTTCGGCATGAGTGCCAAG CTTGGTGTCATGACCTACGGTGATGTAACCAAGCAGAGCCCCGAGACACAAGCTGCCATTGAACAGGAAGTCAGGGCCTTACTTAAG GACTCATATGAACGTGCTAAAAGCATCCTGAAGACTTACGACAAGGAGCACAAGACGCTGGCTGATGCCCTGCTAAGATATGAAACTCTGGATGCTAAAGAGATCAAGATGGTGCTGGAGGGAAAATCACTGGACCACTAG
- the acbd5a gene encoding acyl-CoA-binding domain-containing protein 5A: MEVQRVSAEDPSGLIQLRFDAAVKVIKSLPPDGPFQPSNDMMLKFYSYYKQATVGACNIPRPGFWDAVGKAKWDAWSSLGDMPKEEAMSAYVDEMKLILEGMPMTDEVEELLRVLGPFYELIEDRKKISHISDLSTGFGTVLNSVPSKSVTKSIIRTMELNGTLETRPGRLKPKEAKETSDEETQEEEEEDDEEEDDDEEDEEAIRELRKDKKSAASQPKKKGSARRPKAPLSNGKVANGVTHLTNGNHSRATLNSDTQEGSVSEPLLNGHHTDPSIDVSGPCHLASDSDSEVYCDSVDQFGQEESSEHNRSLDDLDEEENHVPPPLEEPQAAQEPQMDVDGPPQAIRCGGEDGDTDGTMSQRQRQRPNADMLDSSLVRRGRGSRSPGLGSGSLVPMHSGGDGDGSRRGGAVTPGGSLNEQIVVALARLQEDMQSVLERLHTLEALTASQARSMSLSPTYATPPVNKRSQKPSWWPFDISPTSLAFAVIWPFVVQWLIRLYLQRRRRPIN; the protein is encoded by the exons ATGGAGGTGCAGAGAGTCTCAGCGGAAGATCCGAGCGGTTTGATACAGCTGAGGTTTGATGCCGCCGTCAAAGTGATCAAGAGTTTACCTCCGGATG gTCCCTTTCAGCCGTCCAATGACATGATGCTCAAGTTCTACAGTTACTATAAACAAGCCACAGTGGGAGCGTGCAATATACCACGGCCTGGTTTCTGGGACGCAGTCGGCAAAGCAAAATG GGATGCGTGGAGTTCTCTTGGAGATATGCCAAAAGAAGAAGCAATGTCAGCCTATGTTGACGAAATGAAGCTG ATCCTGGAGGGCATGCCCATGACGGACGAGGTGGAGGAGCTCTTGCGCGTCCTCGGCCCGTTCTATGAGCTGATCGAGGACAGGAAAAAGATCTCCCACATATCAGACCTGAGCACGG GGTTTGGGACAGTGCTGAACTCAGTGCCGTCTAAGAGCGTCACGAAGAGCATCATCAGAACGATGGAGCTCAACGGCACACTGGAGACCCGTCCTGGCAGGCTCAAACCTAAGGAAGCGAAGGAAACCTCAGACGAAGagacacaagaagaagaagaggaggatgatgaggaggaggatgatgatgaggaagatgaagaggcgATAAGGGAGCTCAGAAAAG ACAAGAAATCAGCAGCCTCACAGCCAAAGAAGAAGGGTTCAGCCAGGAGACCCAAAGCGCCCCTGTCCAACGGTAAGGTGGCTAACGGGGTCACCCACCTGACCAATGGGAATCATTCCAGAGCCACCCTGAACAGTGACACCCAAGAGGGTTCAGTCAGCGAGCCTCTGCTCAACGGTCACCACACAG ACCCCAGCATAGATGTGTCAGGTCCCTGTCACCTGGCCAGTGACTCAGACAGTGAAGTCTACTGTGATTCTGTGGACCAGTTCGGCCAGGAAGAG AGCTCGGAGCATAACCGCTCTTTGGACGAccttgatgaggaggagaacCACGTCCCGCCACCTCTAGAGGAGCCACAAGCAGCGCAGGAGCCCCAAATGGATGTTGATGGTCCACCGCAGGCCATCAGgtgtggaggagaagatggagacacAGATGGAACAatgtcacagagacagagacagagaccgaATGCAGACATGCTGGACAGCTCTTTGGTCAGAAGAGGAAGGG GCTCCAGGTCTCCAGGCCTCGGCTCTGGATCTCTGGTGCCCATGCACAGCGGTGGAGATGGGGACGGGAGCCGCCGGGGAGGAGCCGTAACACCTGGAGGGAGCCTGAATGAGCAGATCGTCGTGGCGTTGGCTAGACTGCAGGAGGACATGCAGAGCGTCTTGGAGAGGCTGCACACCCTGGAGGCTCTCACCGCCAGCCAG GCAAGATCAATGTCTCTGTCTCCAACTTATGCAACACCTCCAGTGAATAAGAGGAGTCAG AAACCGTCCTGGTGGCCTTTTGACATCTCTCCAACCAGTCTGGCCTTTGCTGTGATTTGGCCTTTTGTGGTACAGTGGCTTATTCGTCTAtacctgcagaggaggagaag ACCAATCAACTGA